From the Homo sapiens chromosome 1, GRCh38.p14 Primary Assembly genome, one window contains:
- the CRYBG2 gene encoding beta/gamma crystallin domain-containing protein 2 isoform X4, whose amino-acid sequence MVSEHLGLGFKSCFGYSVTLDKFLNLSEHLKNLICKMGRELDHSGTRTPPDRLPGPHMEEAGGPMARAKARVVSATLTWRQRPPTQEEIKHGFHKVSLVSGAQMEAPQKEMFEFSRREEVEVNGFATQEEETVNCQGPRDTAGSKNFQSHGPIFSKKYIPPPKEKRPEGRLKEAVDQSDGSRQAPRTEPPCVGAMARTELLVPLPGPREPSPHPGVGLTSGSSRSLEEYRVTRTVRTTTVVGGHVDRRMSSSVTVRPVSSGEALPRGRQVSRMVPPVVVGSPPGSPSRSQAVKVLSNLVPAGHSPPASHLPRPTAGGPRSTGLGSTVGAALRQLPETGTAELKDSSALASTGIPASAHLPKNQDAPAACPDRDQGRAPDARACELWQVLGAPSSTELPLQTSQGQASVPSSPRLETHVPSPGLTHPAKQPVVPTHPGARLTPLVLPPKKKDGPVDPPAATVLPMVRSEHVTVPGQPPAPSTTRRKDVPSPGGLSAPSSPRNKFVQNSENVPVLPFTQREVVKGPGAPAASSPTRKEVVQGSSASAASSPTWKEVVKGPGAPAASSPTQKEVVQGSSAPAALFPTWKEVVKGPGAPDASFPTWKEVVKGPGAPAASSPTQKEVVQGSGAPAALSTTPKEVVKGPGAPAASSPTQKEVVKGPCAPAASSPTQKEVVQGSGAPAALSPKSTEVVQGPKGSSSIQKEAVQGIAGSLAPPLTKEETVQGPIAPATSLPKQDKGVQDSEGSPISSLTQKEVVQDPDALPAPSSSVDRVSPSPGGTPAPVPTGAEASTESQLVSDPTEGKTCTETSREEDEVALAADLEIFLDTLRSMEPPEILRTHRLPRAPRSSYLSMYATLPAIEEDQLGPWVLGPGPQEVPSLEEKEEEEEEEPENPYLSDDEKLQRRQEKAGPSPSRDLHPARPTQVSCSPLEMMKKHVAGTKGPHSELGLELQGGSRPTSRLGGSLLFGSLVPTAKEASTPEPLGTKLSALLPHGAPGLRKVPGQLPLLCSERSSPTEKLACSLPLEGWSPALKTQGKLNTRPGKVIFFSESGCQGSGREVWGDIVDASGWAPVASIRVVRGCWVLYEEPEFRGQKLVLPEGDMELRTPGTKWSPQGIGSLRRVVWDYSTPEISLFSEEGLKGEQVKLTEALKNSQGLEKPLQVASATVSAGLWLLYPKPLFEDTPYILEPGEYPTSEAWGTSDPSVGSLKPMRLGCPSVEKPGEPRAVVYEAPGFQGRSWEVSRDIYNLQQPEDSQSPHLASVGSLRVLGGCWVGYEKEGFRGHQYLLEEGEYPDWSHWGGYDELLTSLRVIRTDFGDPAVVLFEAMDFEGHGVEVSKALPDVELVQHGPSTQAIHVLSGVWVAYQEVGFSGEQYVLEKGVYRNCEDWGAGNSTLASLQPVLQVGEHDLHFVSKIQLFSRPDFLGDHFSFEDDQAALPASFRPQSCRVHGGSWILFDETNFEGDQHILSEGEFPTLTAMGCLASTVLGSLQKVSLHFSEPSIFLYGLECFEGKEIELSREVRSLQAEGFNNHVLSVRIKGGIWVLCEHSDFRGRQWLVGSCEITNWLTYSGTQRVGSLYPIKQRRVYFRLWNAALGGFLAVPDHVEDMKAGRVVVADPQAGGSCIWYYEDGLLKNQMAPTMSLQVIGPPSPGSKVVLWAESRLPRQTWSISESGHICSQMFEGQILDVKGGRGYDRDHVVLWEPDEDRASQIWTIHVL is encoded by the exons ATGGTGAGTGAGCACTTAGGGTTGGGGTTCAAGTCTTGTTTCGGTTactctgtgactttggacaagtttcttaacctctctgagcatttaaaaaatctcatctgcaaaatgggaag GGAGCTGGACCACAGTGGGACAAGGACACCTCCAGACAGGTTGCCAGGGCCCCACATGGAGGAGGCAGGTGGGCCCATGGCCCGGGCCAAGGCCCGAGTGGTAAGTGCCACATTGACATGGCGGCAGCGGCCCCCCACCCAGGAAGAGATCAAACATGGTTTTCACAAGGTGTCCCTGGTGTCAGGGGCCCAGATGGAAGCCCCGCAGAAGGAGATGTTTGAGTTCAGCCGTCGAGAGGAAGTGGAAGTCAATGGCTTTGCAACACAGGAAGAAGAGACTGTGAATTGCCAGGGCCCTCGGGATACAGCTGGCTCCAAGAACTTCCAGAGCCATGGACCCATCTTTTCCAAGAAGTACATACCACCTCCCAAGGAGAAAAGGCCTGaggggaggctgaaggaggctgTGGACCAGAGTGATGGCAGCCGCCAAGCTCCCAGGACTGAGCCCCCATGTGTGGGAGCTATGGCCAGGACTGAGCTTTTGGTTCCCCTGCCTGGGCCCCGAGAGCCAAGTCCCCACCCAGGTGTAGGTCTCACCAGTGGTAGCTCCCGGAGCCTCGAGGAATACCGAGTGACACGCACTGTGCGGACCACCACAGTGGTGGGAGGTCATGTGGACCGGCGGATGAGCAGCTCTGTGACTGTGAGGCCAGTGTCCTCAGGCGAGGCCCTGCCACGGGGCCGTCAGGTCTCCCGCATGGTGCCGCCAGTGGTGGTGGGCTCCCCACCAGGCTCGCCCAGCCGCAGCCAGGCCGTGAAAGTGCTAAGTAACCTCGTGCCTGCTGGGCACAGCCCCCCTGCCAGTCACCTGCCCAGGCCCACGGCTGGCGGGCCAAGGAGCACAGGTCTGGGCAGCACAGTGGGGGCAGCCTTGAGGCAGCTGCCTGAGACCGGGACAGCAGAGCTTAAAGACAGCTCTGCCCTGGCCTCTACAGGCATCCCAGCCAGTGCTCACCTGCCTAAGAATCAGGATGCCCCTGCAGCCTGTCCGGACAGAGACCAGGGCAGAGCCCCGGATGCCAGGGCCTGTGAGCTCTGGCAGGTGCTGGGAGCCCCCAGTTCCACTGAGCTCCCTCTCCAGACTTCTCAGGGTCAAGCATCAGTCCCCTCCTCTCCCAGACTCGAGACCCATGTCCCCTCTCCTGGCCTAACTCACCCTGCAAAGCAGCCTGTGGTGCCCACTCACCCCGGGGCCCGGCTCACTCCCCTTGTTCTGCCCCCTAAAAAAAAGGACGGGCCCGTGGACCCCCCTGCTGCCACCGTCCTGCCCATGGTGAGGAGCGAGCATGTGACAGTCCCTGGACAACCTCCTGCTCCATCCACTACAAGAAGGAAGGATGTCCCCAGCCCAGGAGGTCTTTCTGCTCCATCGTCCCCAAGGAATAAGTTTGTTCAGAACTCTGAAAATGTCCCTGTCCTCCCCTTTACCCAGAGGGAGGTCGTGAAGGGCCCCGGTGCTCCTGCTGCCTCATCTCCCACCCGGAAGGAGGTGGTGCAGGGGTCCAGTGCTTCTGCTGCCTCGTCCCCCACCTGGAAAGAGGTCGTGAAGGGCCCTGGTGCTCCTGCTGCCTCATCTCCCACCCAGAAGGAGGTGGTGCAGGGGTCCAGTGCTCCTGCTGCCTTGTTCCCCACCTGGAAAGAGGTCGTGAAGGGCCCCGGTGCTCCTGATGCCTCATTTCCCACCTGGAAAGAGGTTGTGAAGGGCCCTGGTGCTCCTGCTGCCTCATCCCCCACCCAGAAGGAGGTGGTGCAGGGGTCTGGTGCTCCTGCTGCCTTGTCCACCACCCCAAAAGAGGTTGTGAAGGGCCCTGGTGCTCCTGCTGCCTCATCGCCCACCCAGAAAGAGGTTGTGAAGGGCCCCTGTGCTCCTGCTGCCTCATCTCCCACCCAGAAGGAGGTGGTGCAGGGGTCTGGTGCTCCTGCTGCCTTGTCCCCCAAGTCAACTGAGGTTGTCCAGGGCCCAAAAGGCAGCAGTAGCATCCAAAAAGAGGCTGTCCAGGGTATTGCAGGCAGCCTTGCCCCGCCCCTCACCAAGGAAGAGACTGTTCAAGGCCCAATTGCTCCTGCCACCTCACTCCCCAAACAGGATAAGGGGGTCCAGGACTCTGAAGGGAGCCCCATCTCATCTCTCACCCAGAAAGAGGTTGTGCAGGACCCTGATGCTCTCCCTGCCCCATCTTCCTCAGTGGACAGGGTGTCCCCCAGCCCAGGAGGCACCCCTGCCCCAGTGCCAACAGGAGCAGAGGCCAGCACGGAGTCCCAGCTTGTCTCTGATCCCACCGAGGGCAAGACGTGCACAGAGACATCAagggaggaggatgaggtggCCCTGGCCGCTGACCTGGAGATATTCCTGGATACGCTGCGGAGCATGGAGCCCCCTGAGATCCTCCGCACTCACCGGCTGCCACGAGCCCCTCGCTCCTCCTACCTGTCCATGTACGCCACGCTGCCTGCCATTGAGGAGGACCAGCTGGGGCCATGGGTGCTGGGCCCCGGACCCCAGGAGGTGCCTTCactggaagagaaagaggaggaggaggaggaggaaccagAGAACCCCTATCTGAGTGACGATGAGAAGCTCCAGCGCAGGCAGGAGAAAGCTGGGCCCAGCCCCTCCAGGGACCTCCACCCTGCCAGACCCACCCAGGTCTCCTGCTCTCCTCTGGAGATGATGAAGAAGCATGTAGCAGGAACCAAGGGCCCCCACTCAGAGCTGGGATTGGAACTGCAGGGAGGCAGCAGGCCCACTTCCCGTCTTGGAGGCAGCCTTCTGTTCGGCAGTCTGGTGCCTACCGCCAAGGAGGCCTCCACCCCGGAACCGCTGGGCACAAAACTATCTGCTCTGCTGCCCCATGGGGCACCGGGGCTCAGGAAGGTGCCAGGACAGTTGCCCCTGCTTTGCAGTGAAAGATCATCCCCAACGGAGAAGCTTGCCTGTTCCCTGCCCCTGGAGGGGTGG AGCCCAGCCTTAAAGACCCAGGGCAAGCTGAACACCAGGCCTGGAAAG GTGATCTTCTTCTCAGAGTCTGGCTGCCAAGGCAGTGGCAGGGAGGTCTGGGGAGACATCGTTGATGCCTCAGGCTGGGCCCCCGTAGCCTCCATAAGGGTAGTTCGAGGCTG CTGGGTGCTGTACGAAGAGCCAGAGTTCCGGGGTCAGAAGCTGGTCCTGCCTGAAGGAGACATGGAACTCAGAACCCCAGGGACAAAGTGGAGTCCCCAAGGCATCGGCTCCCTAAGGAGGGTTGTCTGG GACTACAGCACCCCGGAAATCAGCCTCTTCTCTGAGGAGGGCCTCAAGGGGGAGCAAGTGAAGCTAACAGAGGCCTTGAAGAATTCCCAGGGTCTGGAGAAGCCCCTGCAGGTGGCATCTGCCACCGTCTCTGCAGGACT GTGGCTACTGTACCCCAAACCATTATTCGAAGACACTCCCTACATCCTGGAACCTGGAGAGTACCCCACCTCAGAGGCCTGGGGCACATCGGACCCCAGCGTGGGCTCCCTGAAGCCCATGAGATTG GGCTGCCCAAGTGTGGAGAAGCCAGGGGAGCCCAGG GCTGTGGTGTATGAGGCCCCAGGCTTTCAGGGCCGCAGCTGGGAAGTGAGCCGAGACATCTACAACCTTCAGCAGCCAGAGGACAGCCAGAGCCCCCACCTGGCCTCTGTGGGGTCCCTGAGAGTTCTCGGAGGCTG CTGGGTGGGCTACGAGAAGGAGGGCTTCCGGGGCCACCAGTATCTGCTGGAGGAGGGGGAATACCCAGACTGGTCACACTGGGGAGGCTATGACGAGTTGCTGACCTCCCTCCGGGTCATCCGGACG GACTTCGGGGACCCGGCCGTCGTGCTATTTGAGGCCATGGACTTCGAGGGGCACGGCGTGGAGGTGAGCAAGGCATTGCCGGATGTGGAGCTGGTGCAACACGGCCCCAGCACACAGGCCATCCACGTGCTCAGCGGCGT GTGGGTGGCCTACCAGGAGGTGGGCTTCTCCGGGGAACAGTACGTGCTGGAGAAGGGCGTGTATCGTAACTGCGAGGACTGGGGCGCTGGCAACAGCACCCTCGCCTCGCTGCAGCCGGTCCTACAG GTCGGGGAGCACGATCTGCACTTCGTCTCAAAG ATTCAGCTTTTCTCCCGCCCCGACTTTCTGGGCGACCACTTCTCTTTCGAAGATGACCAGGCCGCTCTGCCCGCCTCCTTCCGACCTCAGTCCTGCCGGGTCCACGGCGGCAG CTGGATCCTGTTTGATGAGACGAACTTCGAGGGTGACCAGCACATTCTCTCTGAGGGCGAGTTCCCCACTCTCACGGCCATGGGCTGCCTCGCCTCCACAGTCCTGGGCTCTCTCCAGAAGGTATCCCTG CACTTTTCAGAGCCTTCCATTTTCCTGTATGGACTCGAGTGCTTCGAGGGGAAGGAGATCGAGCTCAGCAGGGAGGTGCGGAGCCTGCAAGCCGAGGGCTTCAACAACCATGTGCTGTCTGTGCGGATCAAGGGGGGCAT TTGGGTGCTATGTGAACACAGTGACTTCCGGGGCCGCCAGTGGCTGGTGGGAAGCTGCGAGATCACCAACTGGCTGACCTACAGCGGCACCCAGAGGGTGGGCTCCCTCTACCCCATCAAGCAG CGCCGGGTTTATTTCCGCCTCTGGAATGCAGCACTGGGGGGATTCCTGGCAGTGCCGGACCATGTGGAGGACATGAAAGCAGGCCGTGTGGTGGTCGCCGACCCCCAAGCTGGAGGTAGCTGCATCTGGTACTACGAGGATGGGCTGCTGAAGAACCAG ATGGCCCCCACCATGAGCCTACAGGTGATTGGACCCCCTAGCCCAGGCTCCAAGGTGGTGCTGTGGGCCGAGAGCCGCCTGCCGCGCCAGACGTGGAGCATCAGTGAATCGGGCCACATCTGCAGCCAGATGTTCGAAGGCCAGATCCTGGACGTGAAGG gAGGCCGGGGCTACGACCGGGACCACGTGGTGCTATGGGAGCCGGATGAGGACAGGGCATCCCAGATCTGGACTATCCACGTGCTTTGA
- the CRYBG2 gene encoding beta/gamma crystallin domain-containing protein 2 isoform X3 — MEEAGGPMARAKARVVSATLTWRQRPPTQEEIKHGFHKVSLVSGAQMEAPQKEMFEFSRREEVEVNGFATQEEETVNCQGPRDTAGSKNFQSHGPIFSKKYIPPPKEKRPEGRLKEAVDQSDGSRQAPRTEPPCVGAMARTELLVPLPGPREPSPHPGVGLTSGSSRSLEEYRVTRTVRTTTVVGGHVDRRMSSSVTVRPVSSGEALPRGRQVSRMVPPVVVGSPPGSPSRSQAVKVLSNLVPAGHSPPASHLPRPTAGGPRSTGLGSTVGAALRQLPETGTAELKDSSALASTGIPASAHLPKNQDAPAACPDRDQGRAPDARACELWQVLGAPSSTELPLQTSQGQASVPSSPRLETHVPSPGLTHPAKQPVVPTHPGARLTPLVLPPKKKDGPVDPPAATVLPMVRSEHVTVPGQPPAPSTTRRKDVPSPGGLSAPSSPRNKFVQNSENVPVLPFTQREVVKGPGAPAASSPTRKEVVQGSSASAASSPTWKEVVKGPGAPAASSPTQKEVVQGSSAPAALFPTWKEVVKGPGAPDASFPTWKEVVKGPGAPAASSPTQKEVVQGSGAPAALSTTPKEVVKGPGAPAASSPTQKEVVKGPCAPAASSPTQKEVVQGSGAPAALSPKSTEVVQGPKGSSSIQKEAVQGIAGSLAPPLTKEETVQGPIAPATSLPKQDKGVQDSEGSPISSLTQKEVVQDPDALPAPSSSVDRVSPSPGGTPAPVPTGAEASTESQLVSDPTEGKTCTETSREEDEVALAADLEIFLDTLRSMEPPEILRTHRLPRAPRSSYLSMYATLPAIEEDQLGPWVLGPGPQEVPSLEEKEEEEEEEPENPYLSDDEKLQRRQEKAGPSPSRDLHPARPTQVSCSPLEMMKKHVAGTKGPHSELGLELQGGSRPTSRLGGSLLFGSLVPTAKEASTPEPLGTKLSALLPHGAPGLRKVPGQLPLLCSERSSPTEKLACSLPLEGWSPALKTQGKLNTRPGKVIFFSESGCQGSGREVWGDIVDASGWAPVASIRVVRGCWVLYEEPEFRGQKLVLPEGDMELRTPGTKWSPQGIGSLRRVVWDYSTPEISLFSEEGLKGEQVKLTEALKNSQGLEKPLQVASATVSAGLWLLYPKPLFEDTPYILEPGEYPTSEAWGTSDPSVGSLKPMRLGCPSVEKPGEPRAVVYEAPGFQGRSWEVSRDIYNLQQPEDSQSPHLASVGSLRVLGGCWVGYEKEGFRGHQYLLEEGEYPDWSHWGGYDELLTSLRVIRTDFGDPAVVLFEAMDFEGHGVEVSKALPDVELVQHGPSTQAIHVLSGVWVAYQEVGFSGEQYVLEKGVYRNCEDWGAGNSTLASLQPVLQVGEHDLHFVSKIQLFSRPDFLGDHFSFEDDQAALPASFRPQSCRVHGGSWILFDETNFEGDQHILSEGEFPTLTAMGCLASTVLGSLQKVSLHFSEPSIFLYGLECFEGKEIELSREVRSLQAEGFNNHVLSVRIKGGIWVLCEHSDFRGRQWLVGSCEITNWLTYSGTQRVGSLYPIKQMGK, encoded by the exons ATGGAGGAGGCAGGTGGGCCCATGGCCCGGGCCAAGGCCCGAGTGGTAAGTGCCACATTGACATGGCGGCAGCGGCCCCCCACCCAGGAAGAGATCAAACATGGTTTTCACAAGGTGTCCCTGGTGTCAGGGGCCCAGATGGAAGCCCCGCAGAAGGAGATGTTTGAGTTCAGCCGTCGAGAGGAAGTGGAAGTCAATGGCTTTGCAACACAGGAAGAAGAGACTGTGAATTGCCAGGGCCCTCGGGATACAGCTGGCTCCAAGAACTTCCAGAGCCATGGACCCATCTTTTCCAAGAAGTACATACCACCTCCCAAGGAGAAAAGGCCTGaggggaggctgaaggaggctgTGGACCAGAGTGATGGCAGCCGCCAAGCTCCCAGGACTGAGCCCCCATGTGTGGGAGCTATGGCCAGGACTGAGCTTTTGGTTCCCCTGCCTGGGCCCCGAGAGCCAAGTCCCCACCCAGGTGTAGGTCTCACCAGTGGTAGCTCCCGGAGCCTCGAGGAATACCGAGTGACACGCACTGTGCGGACCACCACAGTGGTGGGAGGTCATGTGGACCGGCGGATGAGCAGCTCTGTGACTGTGAGGCCAGTGTCCTCAGGCGAGGCCCTGCCACGGGGCCGTCAGGTCTCCCGCATGGTGCCGCCAGTGGTGGTGGGCTCCCCACCAGGCTCGCCCAGCCGCAGCCAGGCCGTGAAAGTGCTAAGTAACCTCGTGCCTGCTGGGCACAGCCCCCCTGCCAGTCACCTGCCCAGGCCCACGGCTGGCGGGCCAAGGAGCACAGGTCTGGGCAGCACAGTGGGGGCAGCCTTGAGGCAGCTGCCTGAGACCGGGACAGCAGAGCTTAAAGACAGCTCTGCCCTGGCCTCTACAGGCATCCCAGCCAGTGCTCACCTGCCTAAGAATCAGGATGCCCCTGCAGCCTGTCCGGACAGAGACCAGGGCAGAGCCCCGGATGCCAGGGCCTGTGAGCTCTGGCAGGTGCTGGGAGCCCCCAGTTCCACTGAGCTCCCTCTCCAGACTTCTCAGGGTCAAGCATCAGTCCCCTCCTCTCCCAGACTCGAGACCCATGTCCCCTCTCCTGGCCTAACTCACCCTGCAAAGCAGCCTGTGGTGCCCACTCACCCCGGGGCCCGGCTCACTCCCCTTGTTCTGCCCCCTAAAAAAAAGGACGGGCCCGTGGACCCCCCTGCTGCCACCGTCCTGCCCATGGTGAGGAGCGAGCATGTGACAGTCCCTGGACAACCTCCTGCTCCATCCACTACAAGAAGGAAGGATGTCCCCAGCCCAGGAGGTCTTTCTGCTCCATCGTCCCCAAGGAATAAGTTTGTTCAGAACTCTGAAAATGTCCCTGTCCTCCCCTTTACCCAGAGGGAGGTCGTGAAGGGCCCCGGTGCTCCTGCTGCCTCATCTCCCACCCGGAAGGAGGTGGTGCAGGGGTCCAGTGCTTCTGCTGCCTCGTCCCCCACCTGGAAAGAGGTCGTGAAGGGCCCTGGTGCTCCTGCTGCCTCATCTCCCACCCAGAAGGAGGTGGTGCAGGGGTCCAGTGCTCCTGCTGCCTTGTTCCCCACCTGGAAAGAGGTCGTGAAGGGCCCCGGTGCTCCTGATGCCTCATTTCCCACCTGGAAAGAGGTTGTGAAGGGCCCTGGTGCTCCTGCTGCCTCATCCCCCACCCAGAAGGAGGTGGTGCAGGGGTCTGGTGCTCCTGCTGCCTTGTCCACCACCCCAAAAGAGGTTGTGAAGGGCCCTGGTGCTCCTGCTGCCTCATCGCCCACCCAGAAAGAGGTTGTGAAGGGCCCCTGTGCTCCTGCTGCCTCATCTCCCACCCAGAAGGAGGTGGTGCAGGGGTCTGGTGCTCCTGCTGCCTTGTCCCCCAAGTCAACTGAGGTTGTCCAGGGCCCAAAAGGCAGCAGTAGCATCCAAAAAGAGGCTGTCCAGGGTATTGCAGGCAGCCTTGCCCCGCCCCTCACCAAGGAAGAGACTGTTCAAGGCCCAATTGCTCCTGCCACCTCACTCCCCAAACAGGATAAGGGGGTCCAGGACTCTGAAGGGAGCCCCATCTCATCTCTCACCCAGAAAGAGGTTGTGCAGGACCCTGATGCTCTCCCTGCCCCATCTTCCTCAGTGGACAGGGTGTCCCCCAGCCCAGGAGGCACCCCTGCCCCAGTGCCAACAGGAGCAGAGGCCAGCACGGAGTCCCAGCTTGTCTCTGATCCCACCGAGGGCAAGACGTGCACAGAGACATCAagggaggaggatgaggtggCCCTGGCCGCTGACCTGGAGATATTCCTGGATACGCTGCGGAGCATGGAGCCCCCTGAGATCCTCCGCACTCACCGGCTGCCACGAGCCCCTCGCTCCTCCTACCTGTCCATGTACGCCACGCTGCCTGCCATTGAGGAGGACCAGCTGGGGCCATGGGTGCTGGGCCCCGGACCCCAGGAGGTGCCTTCactggaagagaaagaggaggaggaggaggaggaaccagAGAACCCCTATCTGAGTGACGATGAGAAGCTCCAGCGCAGGCAGGAGAAAGCTGGGCCCAGCCCCTCCAGGGACCTCCACCCTGCCAGACCCACCCAGGTCTCCTGCTCTCCTCTGGAGATGATGAAGAAGCATGTAGCAGGAACCAAGGGCCCCCACTCAGAGCTGGGATTGGAACTGCAGGGAGGCAGCAGGCCCACTTCCCGTCTTGGAGGCAGCCTTCTGTTCGGCAGTCTGGTGCCTACCGCCAAGGAGGCCTCCACCCCGGAACCGCTGGGCACAAAACTATCTGCTCTGCTGCCCCATGGGGCACCGGGGCTCAGGAAGGTGCCAGGACAGTTGCCCCTGCTTTGCAGTGAAAGATCATCCCCAACGGAGAAGCTTGCCTGTTCCCTGCCCCTGGAGGGGTGG AGCCCAGCCTTAAAGACCCAGGGCAAGCTGAACACCAGGCCTGGAAAG GTGATCTTCTTCTCAGAGTCTGGCTGCCAAGGCAGTGGCAGGGAGGTCTGGGGAGACATCGTTGATGCCTCAGGCTGGGCCCCCGTAGCCTCCATAAGGGTAGTTCGAGGCTG CTGGGTGCTGTACGAAGAGCCAGAGTTCCGGGGTCAGAAGCTGGTCCTGCCTGAAGGAGACATGGAACTCAGAACCCCAGGGACAAAGTGGAGTCCCCAAGGCATCGGCTCCCTAAGGAGGGTTGTCTGG GACTACAGCACCCCGGAAATCAGCCTCTTCTCTGAGGAGGGCCTCAAGGGGGAGCAAGTGAAGCTAACAGAGGCCTTGAAGAATTCCCAGGGTCTGGAGAAGCCCCTGCAGGTGGCATCTGCCACCGTCTCTGCAGGACT GTGGCTACTGTACCCCAAACCATTATTCGAAGACACTCCCTACATCCTGGAACCTGGAGAGTACCCCACCTCAGAGGCCTGGGGCACATCGGACCCCAGCGTGGGCTCCCTGAAGCCCATGAGATTG GGCTGCCCAAGTGTGGAGAAGCCAGGGGAGCCCAGG GCTGTGGTGTATGAGGCCCCAGGCTTTCAGGGCCGCAGCTGGGAAGTGAGCCGAGACATCTACAACCTTCAGCAGCCAGAGGACAGCCAGAGCCCCCACCTGGCCTCTGTGGGGTCCCTGAGAGTTCTCGGAGGCTG CTGGGTGGGCTACGAGAAGGAGGGCTTCCGGGGCCACCAGTATCTGCTGGAGGAGGGGGAATACCCAGACTGGTCACACTGGGGAGGCTATGACGAGTTGCTGACCTCCCTCCGGGTCATCCGGACG GACTTCGGGGACCCGGCCGTCGTGCTATTTGAGGCCATGGACTTCGAGGGGCACGGCGTGGAGGTGAGCAAGGCATTGCCGGATGTGGAGCTGGTGCAACACGGCCCCAGCACACAGGCCATCCACGTGCTCAGCGGCGT GTGGGTGGCCTACCAGGAGGTGGGCTTCTCCGGGGAACAGTACGTGCTGGAGAAGGGCGTGTATCGTAACTGCGAGGACTGGGGCGCTGGCAACAGCACCCTCGCCTCGCTGCAGCCGGTCCTACAG GTCGGGGAGCACGATCTGCACTTCGTCTCAAAG ATTCAGCTTTTCTCCCGCCCCGACTTTCTGGGCGACCACTTCTCTTTCGAAGATGACCAGGCCGCTCTGCCCGCCTCCTTCCGACCTCAGTCCTGCCGGGTCCACGGCGGCAG CTGGATCCTGTTTGATGAGACGAACTTCGAGGGTGACCAGCACATTCTCTCTGAGGGCGAGTTCCCCACTCTCACGGCCATGGGCTGCCTCGCCTCCACAGTCCTGGGCTCTCTCCAGAAGGTATCCCTG CACTTTTCAGAGCCTTCCATTTTCCTGTATGGACTCGAGTGCTTCGAGGGGAAGGAGATCGAGCTCAGCAGGGAGGTGCGGAGCCTGCAAGCCGAGGGCTTCAACAACCATGTGCTGTCTGTGCGGATCAAGGGGGGCAT TTGGGTGCTATGTGAACACAGTGACTTCCGGGGCCGCCAGTGGCTGGTGGGAAGCTGCGAGATCACCAACTGGCTGACCTACAGCGGCACCCAGAGGGTGGGCTCCCTCTACCCCATCAAGCAG atggggaaataa